GGACGTCACGGTCGAGATGCCCGTCCAGGCGTACTTCCGCATGAACTCGGAAGGCATGGGCCAGTTCGAGCACACCCTCATCATCGCCGAGGAGGGCTCGGAAGTCCACTACATCGAGGGCTGTTCGGCGCCCAAGTACGGCACCCACAACCTCCACAGCGGGGGCGTCGAGGTGTTCGTCGGCGAGGACGCCCACGTCCAGTACTCGACGGTCCAGAACTGGTCGAAGAACACCTTCAACCTCAACACCAAGCGCGCCCTCGTCGAGAAGGGCGGCCGCATGGAGTGGGTCTCCGGGAGCATGGGCTCGAAGGCTACCATGCTCTACCCCTGTTCGATCCTGAAGGGCCGCGGTGCCTCGGCGAACCACATCTCGATTGCGTTCGCTGGCGAGGGCCAGAACATCGACACCGGCGCGAAGGTCTACCACAACGCGCCCCGCACCAACTCCACCATCGAGTCCAAGTCCATCAGCAAGGACGGCGGCCGCACCAACTACCGCGGCCTCGTGCAGATTTCGGAAGGCGCGACCGACTCCTCGACCAGCGTGGAGTGCGACGCCCTGATGTTCGACAACGAATCGACGTCCGACACCATGCCGTACATGGAGATCGACGAGTCGAAGGTGGACGTCGCTCAC
This region of Halorussus rarus genomic DNA includes:
- the sufB gene encoding Fe-S cluster assembly protein SufB, with product YESEVVYQNMQEQWEEKGVVFCNMDEAVQEHEDLVKEHFMTSCVPPSDNKFAALHGAVWSGGSFVYVPEDVTVEMPVQAYFRMNSEGMGQFEHTLIIAEEGSEVHYIEGCSAPKYGTHNLHSGGVEVFVGEDAHVQYSTVQNWSKNTFNLNTKRALVEKGGRMEWVSGSMGSKATMLYPCSILKGRGASANHISIAFAGEGQNIDTGAKVYHNAPRTNSTIESKSISKDGGRTNYRGLVQISEGATDSSTSVECDALMFDNESTSDTMPYMEIDESKVDVAHEATVGKIGDEDVFYLQSRGLDDDDAKQMIVSGFIEPITEELPIEYAVELNRLIELEMEGSLG